The region TAAATCCAAGGACAAAGAAGGTTTGATGTACAGGGGGCTTGCGGGGTCCAACAACCACTTCATGGATTTCAAAAGCATGCCCGGCATCGGAAGTGGCATGGCAAAACACGGTGTCATCCACCCGGCGTTACCATAAGAACAGCCGCGACCCACGGTGCCCTTATCAATGACGGCGACTTTCGCTCCTCGACGAGCCAGCTCTGCGCCGATGGAAGTTCCTATGATCCCTGCTCCGACTATCAAAACATCGTATTCTTTTTGCATGGATCTTATTCAAAGAGTTTTCGGGGTTAAAAGCAAGACCGGCCTTTAAAAGTGAGGACTGGGTCAGGACTGGCGCGCGGTCTAGGTCTGTGGTTTTGCGAGTTGCTCTTTAAAGAAATCAGAATGCTCAGACAGCTTTTGCATGTAGCCCTGAACATCTTCCTTGGCTTCGTCCGGCAAACGATGAAAAGGCACGACGTGTTCGTCGGGAACGTAGCGGAAGGTGAAGTTGATCCGGCGGGTTTCAAAGTTGCTGATCTCGTTTAACGGAAATAGGTGTCCCTCTTTTCGATCCACCCGCTGAACTCGATGAAAAAGATGTTTTTTGAATTTGTCGCCGCCGAAGATTTGCAGCGAGCGATCTTCCAGCCACTGTTGCACAATCACATTGGATTTTGCTTCGGTGCCTTTGCTCGAGACAAATTGAAACAGAGCTTTTTCTCCGAACGAGATGGACGCCACCGGGCCGGGTTCAAAGTCCTTATGCTCTCCGACGCGGGCACAGTCGACCCGTTTGCCGTCGTCGGTGATCTGATTTCCATAGTAATTAATGAGGCAGGTATTTAAGTGCCAACCACGCGGAATATCACGAGGCTCAAAACTTTCATGCACCAGTGCTTCGATTTTTTGCACCAGATATTCCAGAACAGGGGGATAACCTTCGGCTTGCACGCAACGATTATAAATGCCTTTAGGCGGATGATAGTAGTTAAGGCAGGCGAACTGCCAGTTCCCCAACCAGTAGACGGGGCGTAAAAGAGGTCGCTGTTTCTGATTCTCTGGAGGCGGATTGTTTTTCGAGTAGCGCATCTCCCAAATTGGATACAGCGTCGCTAAATACTTCAGGATCTCTTCTTTTTCCCGAGGACTGATATAGCCGCTTTTGTAGACCAAACCACGGGCTGGACCCTTTTTTTCAGAGGAAGGTCGCGTTGCAGAAAAGCCGCCTCTTTGTGGAGGTCGCGAAGGTCCCTTGCCGAAAAATTTTCCTTTGGATTTTGTCATGGGAAGTCCATACCATAGCTACAGGGCTCTGGCCAACGGGCGAGTGATAAGAAGGTGACAGGGGGCCCGTCATCCGCTAAAACCATGGCCTGAAGGATGAAAAAATGACAACACCTGTAAAGGCGGCCGTAGGCCCTCAAGAGAAAGAACTTCTGATCAATCAATTGCCTCGTTTAAAGGGTAAAAAAATCCTCATTATCGGCGATGTCTGTGTTGATGAGTACGTCATGGGGGAAGTTCGTCGGATCAGTCCCGAGGCTCCGGTTCCGGTTTTGGAAGTGGAACAAGAGGACGTTCGCTTGGGCATGGCGGCCAACGTTGCGCAAAACGTCTGCAGCCTGGGTGGTACCGCGATGCTGGTTTCTGTTGTTGGCAACGACACCGGAGCCAACCTTCTGCGCGAGCTTTGCGCCAAGAGCGGTGTCAGTTCCGAGTTTTTAGTGACAGACACTTCTCGTCCGACCACGCGTAAAACCCGCGTGATGGCTAAACATCATCATCTGGTTCGCGTTGACTACGAAGTTCGTTCCAGCCTTTCTGCTGAAGTTGAAGCACAAATGGTGCACATGGTGGAAAAAAATGTTGAAGACGCTGATTGTGTTGTCATTGAAGATTATAAAAAAGGCGTGATCTCGAGAAATGTCATCGAAAAGGTCGTCGCGATTTGCAAACAAAAGGGCAAACGCGTTCTAGTCGATCCACATAAAACCTCTTCAGGGCCGTTCTATCAGGGTGTCGATCTGATCAAGCCAAACTTTGACGAAGCGGTGACTTTGGCGGGAATGGATTTCGATGACCTTCGTAACAACCCGAATAAAGTCGTTGATGTTGGTCAGGCATTGCAAAAAATCACAGGAGCGAAAGAAGTGGTTTTGACTCGTGGTAAAGATGGTATGACGATCTTTTCCGGAGATCACATCACGGAAGTTCCGACTTATGCCCGCAAGGTGTTTGATGTGACGGGCGCGGGTGATACCGTGATTGCCGCTCTTTCTTTGGGGCTGGTTTCGGGTCTTTCTTTGGTTCATTCCTGCATGTTGGCTAACTTTGCTGCCGGTGTGGTTGTCGGAAAAGTTGGATGTGTACCTTGTGAAATTCCCGAGCTTAAAGAATACATCCAGGCGGCGCACTAGGTTGCCGTTATGGAAAGATCATACAAGGTCAATTCTCAGCTTTTGCCACAGGGATTTCCGCGCGAATTCGATGCCCATATTTATTTTTCCGAGGCTTCTTTAACAGCGGCCGCGGAATTAAGACTGAAGGCGATGCAGGAATTTGCGGGACGTCAGGTCTTTGTTGGGCAACTGATTCCCGAACCTATTGGTCCGCACCCCTTACCCATGTTTGAAATCAATTTTCCTTTGGCGTTATTTTCTGAAGTCGTCTTGTGGTTGATGAAGGCGCGCGGTGATCTGTCTGTCTTGGTGCATGAACTGACCGGCGATGATCTTTATGATCATACTCAAGCGGCGTTATGGCTGGGTAAAGAAGTGCCGCTTTTATACGAACGTTTTAAATAAAGTCTATTTTCTGATTTTGATCTTTCAGCTTATTCAATTCGGTAAATAGCACTGTCATTCGGTCATAGGTATCAATCGAAAGATCTTTCCAGGACCCTTTCTGCTTTTGCAGTGAAGCTTCGGGTTGCAGCACTTTTCCGTTTTGGATTTTTAATGTCATCTTATCATCAATCTGTATATGAACATTCAAAAGCCGTGTCAGACGTTTCGTACGGAGATAGGTCGCAGCCGAGCGAATGAAGTGCCGCTCATACTTGTCGGCCAGATCTTCGGGCGTCAGCTCGATCTCCAGAAGCTCTTCGGTATCATTATCTTCTTCCGCTTCTTCTGTTGTGTCTGTTG is a window of Bdellovibrio sp. ArHS DNA encoding:
- a CDS encoding DOPA 4,5-dioxygenase family protein, producing the protein MERSYKVNSQLLPQGFPREFDAHIYFSEASLTAAAELRLKAMQEFAGRQVFVGQLIPEPIGPHPLPMFEINFPLALFSEVVLWLMKARGDLSVLVHELTGDDLYDHTQAALWLGKEVPLLYERFK
- a CDS encoding alpha-ketoglutarate-dependent dioxygenase AlkB, coding for MTKSKGKFFGKGPSRPPQRGGFSATRPSSEKKGPARGLVYKSGYISPREKEEILKYLATLYPIWEMRYSKNNPPPENQKQRPLLRPVYWLGNWQFACLNYYHPPKGIYNRCVQAEGYPPVLEYLVQKIEALVHESFEPRDIPRGWHLNTCLINYYGNQITDDGKRVDCARVGEHKDFEPGPVASISFGEKALFQFVSSKGTEAKSNVIVQQWLEDRSLQIFGGDKFKKHLFHRVQRVDRKEGHLFPLNEISNFETRRINFTFRYVPDEHVVPFHRLPDEAKEDVQGYMQKLSEHSDFFKEQLAKPQT
- the rfaE1 gene encoding D-glycero-beta-D-manno-heptose-7-phosphate kinase, which codes for MTTPVKAAVGPQEKELLINQLPRLKGKKILIIGDVCVDEYVMGEVRRISPEAPVPVLEVEQEDVRLGMAANVAQNVCSLGGTAMLVSVVGNDTGANLLRELCAKSGVSSEFLVTDTSRPTTRKTRVMAKHHHLVRVDYEVRSSLSAEVEAQMVHMVEKNVEDADCVVIEDYKKGVISRNVIEKVVAICKQKGKRVLVDPHKTSSGPFYQGVDLIKPNFDEAVTLAGMDFDDLRNNPNKVVDVGQALQKITGAKEVVLTRGKDGMTIFSGDHITEVPTYARKVFDVTGAGDTVIAALSLGLVSGLSLVHSCMLANFAAGVVVGKVGCVPCEIPELKEYIQAAH